Proteins encoded in a region of the Candidatus Hydrogenedentota bacterium genome:
- a CDS encoding beta-galactosidase, which produces MQRLFCILAIAMGPLAWASDVYYRPAPLPPVAWGVPLVGGPVRALFVGPPDGLRDADALAARLSLRYETIAAFEQGIAPLRERLGEKFDVFVFGGFEFTQLPDDIWDAMANRVESGTGLVLTYMPSSLPEPLKALLDRAEAATDAESITRGIGASMTPEWPTNMDFVSAWHCGAGRIVKLSYPGERPFYHMLAPPLTDPGHARDDFFDVYLSLAAKALRWAAGRMPAAWITQVERENPSGPSNNEIPPDLPPEYVEQMRAAAMTPLYQTYLIHFNAPLNKRYRVQAQVREPNRPLRLLYPKLPRTKKGQDTCRLDLPLGPGRYFLDLWIMDKKNVIEWHTEAVEWAGWPVISDVVYSKGHLMPNDAMTVALNVQPKLSGGVPLRQQQPCSVYVRATDSLGRLVAEGRKELGVEAERVEIPLAFADLIANMVKIEVFAADVAASRFTRWDLNRATYTSVYLPVRAPRTVCGFSLVADMPGASDYNARSLLHELIPLGFDSVHIPATNEGRFYLAALGLNPIPEVARYVPESVEAPGIRIPCLSDPVFCDEDIKRIREQAMPFWAVGSDLYGLGRGNRLGPLVKNTMNPSDAKSGLAPSPSEEVCLSPACLNSFQTWLRNRYGSLDALNRAWGAYFLHWEDVAPSVRSALHGSERYGAWLDWRLHMDAILLDTHERAETVIRNMDASACAVPVLMDAFGPEAGVDWWRMAGALDGLVIPNDPIAFETARSVKDLNPKPLPFYRGLHVSTVNNEAEARWLPWHAALHGMNALWVDTREISANTGNLSAMASAVTDLKYGLGAVLRDARRPPAPVAIVYSQASRYLCAANPELSDTDAAMRDVMYVLDRRGYAHDVVSCEEPALPDLKPYRMLLLPGVHALSDVACKAIREFQESGGHVWANVVPGRYDDRGARRGNPLDFVPCASDLETCLSEAPEMPPIACVSCGGTNRMDGEAYRFDYGSATIHALLRAPDAANPPLSKWILSLEKDVVAYDAVRGRRLPHSRNIEVKLAPGAVFVASALPYVVTNLRVNTLRSIESGRRLPVGVTVETDGLPPDRHVVHLSILRNQTQRLAYYDRVIECPKGQGSAYVPLALDEQAGSYALEARDALTGVSARILFQVERRPSIG; this is translated from the coding sequence ATGCAACGACTGTTTTGTATTCTTGCAATAGCGATGGGGCCTTTGGCTTGGGCAAGCGACGTTTATTATCGCCCTGCCCCGTTGCCGCCGGTGGCATGGGGCGTTCCGCTGGTAGGCGGGCCGGTACGCGCGTTGTTCGTCGGCCCTCCGGACGGACTTCGGGATGCAGACGCCTTGGCCGCGCGCCTGTCCCTTCGATACGAAACCATTGCCGCCTTTGAACAGGGGATTGCCCCTTTGCGCGAGCGTCTCGGCGAAAAATTCGACGTGTTCGTGTTCGGGGGATTTGAATTTACGCAATTGCCCGACGACATTTGGGATGCGATGGCAAACCGGGTTGAGTCGGGAACCGGGCTGGTCCTGACCTATATGCCGTCATCGCTGCCTGAACCGTTGAAGGCGTTGCTTGACAGAGCCGAGGCCGCAACGGATGCGGAGAGCATTACGCGCGGCATAGGCGCCTCCATGACGCCGGAATGGCCCACAAACATGGATTTCGTGTCGGCATGGCATTGCGGCGCCGGCCGCATCGTCAAATTATCCTATCCAGGCGAACGCCCCTTCTATCACATGCTGGCCCCGCCGCTGACGGATCCCGGCCATGCCCGCGACGATTTTTTCGATGTCTATTTGTCCCTCGCCGCCAAGGCGCTTCGATGGGCTGCGGGGCGCATGCCCGCTGCATGGATCACGCAGGTTGAACGCGAGAATCCCTCCGGACCCTCGAACAATGAAATCCCGCCGGATTTGCCCCCTGAATATGTCGAGCAAATGCGGGCCGCCGCCATGACGCCGCTGTATCAAACGTACTTGATCCACTTCAATGCGCCGCTGAATAAACGCTATCGGGTCCAAGCGCAGGTTCGTGAACCGAACCGCCCTTTGCGACTGCTGTATCCCAAGTTGCCGCGCACGAAAAAAGGCCAGGACACGTGTCGTTTGGATCTGCCGCTGGGGCCGGGGCGTTATTTTCTCGATCTATGGATTATGGACAAAAAAAACGTTATCGAGTGGCATACCGAAGCCGTCGAATGGGCCGGCTGGCCGGTAATCTCGGATGTGGTGTATTCCAAGGGTCATCTAATGCCCAACGACGCGATGACGGTTGCCTTGAACGTCCAGCCGAAATTATCCGGAGGCGTCCCGTTGCGCCAACAGCAGCCTTGCTCCGTCTATGTGCGAGCGACTGATTCGCTGGGACGTCTCGTGGCCGAAGGCCGGAAGGAATTGGGCGTGGAGGCGGAACGGGTCGAAATACCGCTGGCCTTTGCGGATCTGATTGCCAACATGGTCAAGATCGAAGTGTTCGCGGCCGATGTGGCGGCGTCCCGGTTCACACGCTGGGATTTGAACCGCGCCACGTATACCTCCGTATATCTGCCCGTGCGGGCGCCGCGCACGGTATGCGGATTCAGCCTGGTGGCCGACATGCCGGGCGCATCGGATTATAACGCACGATCGCTGCTGCACGAACTTATTCCGCTTGGATTCGATTCGGTACATATTCCGGCAACAAATGAGGGCCGGTTTTATCTCGCGGCCTTGGGATTGAACCCCATTCCCGAAGTCGCCCGTTATGTCCCGGAATCCGTTGAAGCGCCCGGTATTCGCATCCCATGCCTGAGCGATCCGGTTTTTTGCGATGAGGATATCAAGCGCATCCGTGAACAGGCCATGCCGTTTTGGGCCGTCGGCAGCGACCTCTATGGACTTGGCCGGGGAAACCGGCTTGGACCGCTTGTGAAAAACACCATGAATCCGTCCGATGCCAAATCCGGTTTGGCGCCTTCACCCAGTGAAGAAGTATGCCTGTCGCCGGCCTGTCTTAATTCTTTTCAGACTTGGTTGCGTAACCGATATGGATCACTCGATGCACTGAATCGCGCATGGGGCGCCTATTTTTTACATTGGGAAGACGTGGCGCCGTCGGTGCGCAGTGCTTTGCATGGATCAGAACGTTATGGGGCATGGCTCGATTGGCGGCTGCACATGGATGCGATCCTGCTTGACACACATGAACGCGCTGAAACGGTCATCCGCAACATGGACGCGTCGGCGTGTGCCGTCCCGGTGTTGATGGACGCGTTCGGTCCCGAGGCGGGCGTTGATTGGTGGCGCATGGCCGGCGCTTTGGACGGATTGGTTATTCCGAACGATCCCATCGCCTTTGAAACGGCGCGAAGTGTAAAAGATTTAAATCCAAAACCATTGCCCTTTTATCGGGGACTGCATGTTTCCACAGTAAACAATGAAGCGGAGGCCCGCTGGCTGCCATGGCATGCCGCGTTGCATGGAATGAACGCCTTGTGGGTTGATACACGAGAAATCTCCGCCAATACCGGCAACCTTTCCGCGATGGCGAGCGCGGTTACCGATTTGAAGTACGGGCTGGGCGCCGTGCTGCGCGATGCCCGGCGTCCCCCGGCGCCTGTCGCGATCGTTTACAGCCAGGCAAGCCGCTACCTCTGCGCCGCCAATCCGGAATTGTCCGATACGGATGCCGCGATGCGGGATGTGATGTATGTGCTGGATCGGAGGGGATATGCCCACGACGTCGTTTCCTGCGAAGAACCGGCGCTCCCGGACTTGAAGCCCTACCGGATGCTGTTGCTGCCCGGTGTGCATGCGTTGTCCGACGTCGCTTGCAAGGCCATTCGCGAGTTTCAGGAGTCGGGCGGCCATGTTTGGGCGAATGTTGTCCCGGGGCGATACGACGATCGCGGCGCACGCCGTGGAAACCCGCTGGATTTCGTGCCATGTGCATCGGATCTTGAAACCTGTCTTTCGGAAGCGCCGGAAATGCCCCCAATCGCTTGTGTGTCGTGCGGCGGAACAAACCGAATGGATGGTGAGGCATATCGGTTTGACTATGGGTCTGCCACGATTCATGCGTTGCTTCGCGCGCCCGATGCGGCCAATCCGCCTTTGTCGAAATGGATCCTATCACTGGAAAAAGATGTGGTCGCCTACGATGCGGTGCGAGGACGCCGCCTCCCCCATTCCCGGAACATTGAAGTCAAACTGGCGCCGGGTGCCGTTTTCGTCGCAAGCGCGTTGCCGTATGTCGTAACGAACCTTCGCGTGAATACCTTGCGTTCCATCGAGAGCGGACGCCGGTTGCCTGTCGGCGTAACCGTTGAAACCGACGGTCTCCCCCCGGATCGGCACGTCGTTCATCTGAGCATCCTCAGAAACCAGACGCAACGGCTTGCCTATTACGATCGCGTCATTGAATGTCCAAAAGGTCAAGGATCGGCGTATGTGCCGCTTGCCCTCGACGAACAGGCCGGTTCGTACGCCCTGGAGGCGCGCGACGCGCTTACCGGCGTGTCGGCGCGGATCCTCTTTCAGGTTGAGCGCAGGCCGTCTATCGGGTAG
- a CDS encoding amidohydrolase family protein produces the protein MIIDAHNHPDWHKHDLKRFIENMDQYGIDKTWILSWEAPADEYDPNYNRAIPRPGASGPIPFEHCLSYVQQAPDRFILGYAPDPRRPESIDRLQAAIDTHGVRVYGELKLRMMYDNLDAIRMYRFCGDHGLPVIVHIDYEFDTGQTYPRPNYWYGGGIEPFARAVRACPDTVFLGHGPGFWAHISRDDQYAKKSYPEGPIVPGGRVPELLRECPNLHGDLSAGSGLNALKRDPEFAVNFILEFQDRLLYARDFFDNAHREFLDGLGLPNETLRKIYGRNAARMVPVQ, from the coding sequence ATGATCATTGATGCCCACAACCATCCCGATTGGCACAAGCACGATTTGAAGCGATTCATCGAAAACATGGATCAGTACGGAATAGACAAGACATGGATCCTGAGTTGGGAAGCGCCGGCCGACGAGTATGATCCGAACTATAACCGGGCGATTCCGCGTCCCGGAGCGTCCGGCCCAATCCCTTTCGAACATTGTCTTTCTTATGTGCAACAGGCGCCGGACCGTTTCATACTCGGCTATGCGCCCGATCCGCGTCGGCCCGAATCCATTGATCGGCTCCAAGCGGCCATAGACACCCACGGCGTGCGCGTCTATGGCGAACTCAAGCTGCGCATGATGTACGACAACCTCGACGCCATCCGCATGTACCGTTTCTGTGGGGATCATGGACTGCCCGTCATCGTGCACATAGACTACGAATTCGACACCGGACAGACCTATCCGCGTCCGAATTACTGGTACGGAGGCGGCATCGAACCTTTTGCGCGGGCGGTTCGGGCATGTCCGGACACCGTTTTCCTGGGTCACGGCCCCGGATTTTGGGCCCATATTTCCCGTGACGATCAATATGCCAAAAAGTCCTATCCCGAAGGTCCGATCGTTCCCGGCGGACGGGTGCCGGAATTGCTCCGGGAATGCCCCAACCTCCACGGGGATTTATCGGCGGGTTCGGGTCTAAATGCCCTCAAACGCGACCCTGAATTTGCCGTGAATTTCATTCTCGAATTTCAGGATCGTCTGTTGTACGCACGTGATTTTTTCGACAACGCGCACCGGGAATTTCTCGATGGACTGGGGTTGCCAAACGAAACGCTTCGGAAAATATACGGGCGGAACGCGGCGCGAATGGTTCCCGTCCAATGA
- a CDS encoding HDOD domain-containing protein, with protein MNNELQRDAILAQVRSIPSLPTAATRVIGLLRDPDVEVNDLLHAIEYDPGLTSNVLRLANSAYFAGPRSIGSLREAIVRLGMNRLFQLVVTTAITPFGRTEVKGYDLSPGQLLEHAVATAVGAEELANQLGRKAPGETFTAALLHDLGKIVLGTYVEADAQAITGLAFKEEMPFDQAEARILGIDHAETGAILLEQWGLPASIIGVVRWHHDPSRYEGDHLLYDLVYVANHLCLECGIGSGMDGINRHPVADVYMRLGMNEQIAEKAIIAMRDGFENLRGLMGLEPPK; from the coding sequence GTGAACAACGAATTGCAGCGGGACGCCATCTTGGCCCAAGTACGATCAATACCATCCCTGCCAACCGCCGCCACCCGGGTGATAGGGCTGCTTCGCGATCCCGACGTCGAGGTCAACGACTTGCTTCACGCCATCGAATATGATCCCGGTCTGACTTCCAACGTGCTGCGCCTTGCCAATTCGGCGTATTTTGCGGGACCGCGAAGCATTGGATCGCTTCGGGAAGCCATTGTCCGGCTCGGCATGAACCGGCTGTTCCAACTGGTTGTCACCACGGCCATTACGCCATTCGGGCGCACCGAGGTAAAAGGGTATGATCTTTCCCCCGGACAGTTGCTTGAACATGCCGTGGCCACGGCCGTCGGCGCCGAGGAACTGGCCAACCAACTGGGCCGCAAGGCGCCGGGCGAGACGTTTACAGCAGCCCTTTTACATGACTTGGGGAAAATCGTTTTGGGAACGTACGTCGAGGCAGACGCCCAAGCCATAACGGGGTTGGCCTTCAAAGAAGAAATGCCTTTTGATCAAGCCGAAGCCCGGATACTCGGCATTGATCATGCGGAAACGGGTGCGATCCTGCTGGAACAGTGGGGATTGCCTGCATCCATAATCGGGGTCGTCCGGTGGCATCATGACCCGTCCCGTTATGAAGGGGATCATCTGCTTTACGATTTGGTGTATGTAGCCAATCATTTGTGTCTCGAATGCGGGATTGGATCAGGAATGGACGGAATCAATCGCCATCCAGTGGCGGATGTCTATATGCGCTTGGGCATGAATGAGCAAATTGCCGAAAAAGCGATAATTGCGATGCGGGACGGATTCGAGAATCTGCGCGGCCTGATGGGTCTGGAACCGCCAAAGTGA
- the ytxJ gene encoding bacillithiol system redox-active protein YtxJ, which yields MTKLKSPADWDECLAASCKQPLLVFKHSTRCPISAAARNRLLGYLDEAGVDSPPVFEVLVIESRSISNVVAETLGVSHQSPQLLLLKDRRCVWTVSHHEISEKKIADAMKTFGASPTPS from the coding sequence ATGACGAAACTGAAATCACCGGCGGATTGGGACGAATGCCTTGCGGCCTCGTGTAAACAGCCTCTCTTGGTATTCAAACACAGCACCCGTTGTCCGATTTCGGCGGCGGCCCGCAACCGTCTTTTAGGCTATCTCGACGAAGCCGGTGTAGACTCGCCACCCGTCTTTGAGGTGTTGGTGATCGAATCGCGTTCGATCTCTAATGTGGTTGCGGAAACCTTGGGCGTTTCGCATCAGTCGCCCCAGCTGCTGCTTCTGAAAGACCGACGTTGCGTATGGACCGTTTCTCACCATGAAATCAGCGAAAAGAAAATTGCAGACGCCATGAAAACCTTTGGCGCATCCCCCACTCCATCCTGA
- a CDS encoding sugar phosphate isomerase/epimerase, translating to MGKIGIGINLEFVRHEDKPFEWGVAKAAEIGYEYVEPMVHWGRELLSEAGYFHSVSMLDDPLRIRRACEAAGVKLSGLSGHTPLCKPEIGTEYLKQAIRFAAECGAPVVNTDEGPKPSWTTEAEDFVLMRYVLREASFVAEPRGILIGLEPHQQYSKRPAGLERIANLIDSPAIGINFDTGNSFLAGQDPYSWMEAVKDRLVHVHAKDISIQQSEAERGKVTGTPVGCACGDGVIDWARVISICKSAPRDLVLSVECGTVAQAERSFAHLKSLA from the coding sequence ATGGGCAAGATTGGAATCGGCATCAACTTGGAGTTTGTGCGTCACGAGGACAAGCCCTTTGAATGGGGTGTCGCCAAGGCGGCGGAAATCGGCTATGAATATGTCGAGCCGATGGTGCATTGGGGCCGCGAACTGTTGAGCGAGGCGGGCTATTTCCACAGCGTTTCGATGCTGGACGACCCCTTGCGCATCCGTCGCGCATGTGAGGCGGCGGGCGTCAAGTTGTCCGGCCTTTCGGGTCACACCCCCCTGTGCAAACCGGAAATCGGAACCGAATATCTGAAACAGGCGATCCGGTTTGCGGCGGAATGCGGCGCGCCGGTGGTCAATACCGATGAAGGCCCCAAGCCGTCCTGGACGACCGAAGCCGAGGACTTCGTGCTGATGCGATATGTTTTGCGCGAGGCATCGTTCGTGGCGGAACCGCGCGGGATTCTAATCGGCCTTGAGCCGCATCAACAATACAGCAAGCGTCCAGCGGGTCTCGAACGCATCGCCAACCTTATTGACAGTCCGGCCATCGGCATCAATTTCGATACCGGCAACAGTTTTCTGGCCGGCCAGGACCCGTATTCATGGATGGAAGCGGTGAAAGACCGTCTGGTCCATGTCCACGCCAAGGACATCTCGATTCAGCAATCCGAAGCGGAACGGGGCAAGGTCACGGGGACGCCCGTGGGCTGCGCCTGCGGAGACGGGGTGATTGATTGGGCCCGGGTGATTTCCATCTGCAAGTCGGCGCCGCGCGACCTGGTGTTGTCGGTCGAATGCGGGACGGTCGCCCAAGCCGAGCGCAGTTTCGCGCATTTGAAGAGCTTGGCATAG